In the genome of Palaemon carinicauda isolate YSFRI2023 chromosome 15, ASM3689809v2, whole genome shotgun sequence, one region contains:
- the LOC137654783 gene encoding mucin-22-like isoform X2, whose protein sequence is MKLVWLMSAVLVLWASEGRSSPVASSDSEKSGDHVGLNGEILLGDDKGSITFASDKEENGDGNENEKDEGNEADERQKDGDDKAAGQANEEGHGANQGFSEGNGADTENAEERRGKEFSADGKENGHEMRGNEMKNGENGNGLTNVHGSGATHGATSVSAGQHSFGASQWQGNGNGDWQGATTDRQGPQNVHNNILSQQHLHVNHKIQNNGNQATHASANIDHTIQATTGNHEIHAIASVDHTGHATANVNRLGPSIANVNQAGPTTINVNQAGQANNNVHRSITANSNGNQAAQITSNGHHIIQANANVHPAIQATANVDRSGHANTNVQRAIQFSNNGHQNIQVNANSHHPIHQATLTNVGNHAKFDHATQLKTFDNSVSQLSSSDNSASQTTANVNHAGHVTVTNNVASQLLATDNNVRQANANAQHSGQTVFAENSASQATTFTKRIGHTTTNDNSATHANVNLIHASQGKITDNGATQATSNVNHGSQTTTNLSNGGQAAANVNHGGQATANINHEGQATANVNHGGQAIANVNHGGQAIANVNHGGQATTNVNHGGHATTNVNHGGQATANVNREGHATTNVNHGGQATANVNHGGQAIANVNHGGQATTNVNHGGQATTNVNHGGQATANANHKGLATPNHNTAIQANANVNLEAQASGNGNQEGLATTNQNMAAQINANLNPASQMNTAVNDHSPTNAGSNDNGKHEAGTQAEGRTGGLGNQRFFSVPLTFGPVGGLGGITSGLGLGGIAPGIGGLIPGVPATGSIGGIGAVRPPSDCRYWCRTPQGQAYCCESAHEPQSFAGVVKPGYCPPVRPVCPPVRSFQPPATCSNDGACGGVDKCCFDTCLQEHVCKPPLGFGR, encoded by the exons ATGAAGTTAGTGTGGCTGATGAGCGCAGTTCTGGTGCTCTGGGCATCAGAAGGCAGGTCTTCCCCAGTTGCCTCGTCTGACAGCGAGAAATCTGGAGATCACGTCGGCCTCAATGGCGAAATCTTGTTGGGCGACGACAAAGGTAGTATCACGTTTGCGTCAGACAAAGAAGAAAATGGTGACGGTAACGAGAATGAAAAAGACGAAGGAAATGAAGCAGATGAGAGACAAAAAGATGGGGACGATAAAGCTGCTGGCCAAGCGAACGAAGAGGGACACGGTGCTAATCAAGGGTTTTCTGAAGGCAATGGAGCCGACACAGAGAATGCTGAGGAGCGAAGAGGGAAGGAATTCTCTGCTGATGGTAAGGAAAATGGACATGAAATGCGAGGTAATGAAATGAAGAACGGTGAAAATGGTAACGGACTTACAAATGTCCATGGTAGTGGTGCTACCCATGGAGCAACAAGTGTAAGCGCTGGACAACACAGTTTTGGTGCTAGCCAATGGCAGGGAAATGGTAACGGAGACTGGCAAGGTGCTACGACTGACAGGCAAGGTCCACAAAATGTCCATAACAATATTCTAAGCCAGCAACACTTACATGTAAATCATAAAATTCAGAACAATGGTAATCAAGCAACACATGCCAGTGCTAATATTGATCATACCATTCAGGCCACTACTGGTAATCATGAGATTCATGCAATTGCCAGTGTTGATCATACAGGTCACGCCACTGCTAATGTCAATCGATTAGGCCCATCAATTGCTAATGTCAATCAAGCAGGTCCAACAACTATCAATGTCAATCAAGCAGGTCAGGCCAATAATAATGTTCACCGTTCAATTACGGCCAATTCTAATGGTAACCAAGCAGCTCAGATCACTTCTAATGGACATCATATAATTCAGGCAAATGCCAATGTTCACCCTGCAATCCAAGCAACAGCTAATGTGGATCGTTCAGGCCATGCAAATACCAATGTTCAAAGAGCAATTCAGTTCAGTAACAATGGTCACCAAAATATTCAAGTCAATGCTAACAGTCATCACCCAATTCATCAAGCAACTCTGACAAATGTTGGTAATCATGCTAAATTTGATCACGCCACACAgttaaaaacttttgataatagtGTAAGCCAGTTATCTTCTAGCGATAATAGTGCAAGCCAGACTACTGCAAATGTTAATCATGCAGGCCATGTCACTGTTACTAATAACGTTGCAAGCCAATTACTTGCTACTGATAATAATGTAAGACAAGCAAATGCTAATGCTCAACATTCAGGCCAGACAGTGTTTGCAGAAAATTCGGCTAGCCAGGCAACTACTTTTACTAAGCGTATAGGACATACAACTACTAATGATAATAGTGCAACTCATGCAAATGTCAATCTTATCCATGCAAGCCAAGGCAAAATAACTGATAATGGTGCAACTCAGGCAACTTCAAATGTTAACCATGGAAGTCAGACAACTACAAATTTAAGCAATGGAGGTCAGGCAGCTGCAAATGTTAACCACGGAGGTCAGGCAACTGCAAACATTAACCATGAAGGCCAAGCAACTGCAAATGTTAACCATGGAGGTCAGGCAATTGCAAATGTTAACCATGGAGGTCAGGCAATTGCAAATGTTAACCATGGAGGTCAGGCAACTACAAATGTTAACCATGGAGGTCATGCAACTACAAATGTTAATCATGGAGGTCAGGCAACTGCAAATGTTAACCGTGAAGGCCATGCAACTACAAATGTTAATCATGGAGGTCAGGCAACTGCAAATGTTAACCATGGAG GTCAGGCAATTGCAAATGTTAACCATGGAGGTCAGGCAACTACAAATGTTAACCATGGAGGTCAGGCAACTACAAATGTTAATCATGGAGGCCAGGCAACTGCAAATGCTAATCACAAAGGGCTGGCAACTCCTAATCATAACACTGCTATACAGGCAAATGCTAATGTTAACCTTGAAGCCCAAGCATCTGGAAATGGTAACCAAGAAGGGCTGGCCACTACTAATCAGAACATGGCAGCACAGATAAATGCTAATCTTAATCCTGCAAGCCAAATGAATACTGCTGTTAATGACCATAGTCCGACAAATGCAGGTAGTAATGACAATGGTAAGCATGAAGCTGGCACACAAGCTGAAGGAAGAACAGGAGGCTTAGGAAACCAAAGGTTTTTCAGCGTACCTCTCACATTTGGTCCAGTGGGTGGATTGGGTGGTATTACTTCAGGGTTAGGACTTGGTGGAATAGCCCCAGGAATTGGCGGATTAATTCCAGGAGTTCCAGCTACTGGGAGCATCGGTGGTATTGGTGCCGTCAGGCCCCCAAGCGACTGCCGCTACTGGTGCAGGACTCCCCAGGGTCAGGCCTACTGCTGCGAAAGCGCCCATGAACCACAGAGCTTCGCTGGAGTCGTCAAACCTGGATACTGTCCCCCTGTCCGCCCCGTCTGCCCACCCGTCAGGAGCTTCCAGCCACCTGCAACCTGTTCCAACGATGGTGCATGTGGAGGCGTTGACAAGTGCTGCTTCGACACCTGTCTGCAGGAACACGTGTGCAAACCTCCCCTTGGATTTGGACGGTAG
- the LOC137654783 gene encoding mucin-22-like isoform X1 yields MKLVWLMSAVLVLWASEGRSSPVASSDSEKSGDHVGLNGEILLGDDKGSITFASDKEENGDGNENEKDEGNEADERQKDGDDKAAGQANEEGHGANQGFSEGNGADTENAEERRGKEFSADGKENGHEMRGNEMKNGENGNGLTNVHGSGATHGATSVSAGQHSFGASQWQGNGNGDWQGATTDRQGPQNVHNNILSQQHLHVNHKIQNNGNQATHASANIDHTIQATTGNHEIHAIASVDHTGHATANVNRLGPSIANVNQAGPTTINVNQAGQANNNVHRSITANSNGNQAAQITSNGHHIIQANANVHPAIQATANVDRSGHANTNVQRAIQFSNNGHQNIQVNANSHHPIHQATLTNVGNHAKFDHATQLKTFDNSVSQLSSSDNSASQTTANVNHAGHVTVTNNVASQLLATDNNVRQANANAQHSGQTVFAENSASQATTFTKRIGHTTTNDNSATHANVNLIHASQGKITDNGATQATSNVNHGSQTTTNLSNGGQAAANVNHGGQATANINHEGQATANVNHGGQAIANVNHGGQAIANVNHGGQATTNVNHGGHATTNVNHGGQATANVNREGHATTNVNHGGQATANVNHGGQTIANVNHGGQAIANVNHGGQATTNVNHGGQATTNVNHGGQATANANHKGLATPNHNTAIQANANVNLEAQASGNGNQEGLATTNQNMAAQINANLNPASQMNTAVNDHSPTNAGSNDNGKHEAGTQAEGRTGGLGNQRFFSVPLTFGPVGGLGGITSGLGLGGIAPGIGGLIPGVPATGSIGGIGAVRPPSDCRYWCRTPQGQAYCCESAHEPQSFAGVVKPGYCPPVRPVCPPVRSFQPPATCSNDGACGGVDKCCFDTCLQEHVCKPPLGFGR; encoded by the coding sequence ATGAAGTTAGTGTGGCTGATGAGCGCAGTTCTGGTGCTCTGGGCATCAGAAGGCAGGTCTTCCCCAGTTGCCTCGTCTGACAGCGAGAAATCTGGAGATCACGTCGGCCTCAATGGCGAAATCTTGTTGGGCGACGACAAAGGTAGTATCACGTTTGCGTCAGACAAAGAAGAAAATGGTGACGGTAACGAGAATGAAAAAGACGAAGGAAATGAAGCAGATGAGAGACAAAAAGATGGGGACGATAAAGCTGCTGGCCAAGCGAACGAAGAGGGACACGGTGCTAATCAAGGGTTTTCTGAAGGCAATGGAGCCGACACAGAGAATGCTGAGGAGCGAAGAGGGAAGGAATTCTCTGCTGATGGTAAGGAAAATGGACATGAAATGCGAGGTAATGAAATGAAGAACGGTGAAAATGGTAACGGACTTACAAATGTCCATGGTAGTGGTGCTACCCATGGAGCAACAAGTGTAAGCGCTGGACAACACAGTTTTGGTGCTAGCCAATGGCAGGGAAATGGTAACGGAGACTGGCAAGGTGCTACGACTGACAGGCAAGGTCCACAAAATGTCCATAACAATATTCTAAGCCAGCAACACTTACATGTAAATCATAAAATTCAGAACAATGGTAATCAAGCAACACATGCCAGTGCTAATATTGATCATACCATTCAGGCCACTACTGGTAATCATGAGATTCATGCAATTGCCAGTGTTGATCATACAGGTCACGCCACTGCTAATGTCAATCGATTAGGCCCATCAATTGCTAATGTCAATCAAGCAGGTCCAACAACTATCAATGTCAATCAAGCAGGTCAGGCCAATAATAATGTTCACCGTTCAATTACGGCCAATTCTAATGGTAACCAAGCAGCTCAGATCACTTCTAATGGACATCATATAATTCAGGCAAATGCCAATGTTCACCCTGCAATCCAAGCAACAGCTAATGTGGATCGTTCAGGCCATGCAAATACCAATGTTCAAAGAGCAATTCAGTTCAGTAACAATGGTCACCAAAATATTCAAGTCAATGCTAACAGTCATCACCCAATTCATCAAGCAACTCTGACAAATGTTGGTAATCATGCTAAATTTGATCACGCCACACAgttaaaaacttttgataatagtGTAAGCCAGTTATCTTCTAGCGATAATAGTGCAAGCCAGACTACTGCAAATGTTAATCATGCAGGCCATGTCACTGTTACTAATAACGTTGCAAGCCAATTACTTGCTACTGATAATAATGTAAGACAAGCAAATGCTAATGCTCAACATTCAGGCCAGACAGTGTTTGCAGAAAATTCGGCTAGCCAGGCAACTACTTTTACTAAGCGTATAGGACATACAACTACTAATGATAATAGTGCAACTCATGCAAATGTCAATCTTATCCATGCAAGCCAAGGCAAAATAACTGATAATGGTGCAACTCAGGCAACTTCAAATGTTAACCATGGAAGTCAGACAACTACAAATTTAAGCAATGGAGGTCAGGCAGCTGCAAATGTTAACCACGGAGGTCAGGCAACTGCAAACATTAACCATGAAGGCCAAGCAACTGCAAATGTTAACCATGGAGGTCAGGCAATTGCAAATGTTAACCATGGAGGTCAGGCAATTGCAAATGTTAACCATGGAGGTCAGGCAACTACAAATGTTAACCATGGAGGTCATGCAACTACAAATGTTAATCATGGAGGTCAGGCAACTGCAAATGTTAACCGTGAAGGCCATGCAACTACAAATGTTAATCATGGAGGTCAGGCAACTGCAAATGTTAACCATGGAGGTCAGACAATTGCAAATGTTAACCATGGAGGTCAGGCAATTGCAAATGTTAACCATGGAGGTCAGGCAACTACAAATGTTAACCATGGAGGTCAGGCAACTACAAATGTTAATCATGGAGGCCAGGCAACTGCAAATGCTAATCACAAAGGGCTGGCAACTCCTAATCATAACACTGCTATACAGGCAAATGCTAATGTTAACCTTGAAGCCCAAGCATCTGGAAATGGTAACCAAGAAGGGCTGGCCACTACTAATCAGAACATGGCAGCACAGATAAATGCTAATCTTAATCCTGCAAGCCAAATGAATACTGCTGTTAATGACCATAGTCCGACAAATGCAGGTAGTAATGACAATGGTAAGCATGAAGCTGGCACACAAGCTGAAGGAAGAACAGGAGGCTTAGGAAACCAAAGGTTTTTCAGCGTACCTCTCACATTTGGTCCAGTGGGTGGATTGGGTGGTATTACTTCAGGGTTAGGACTTGGTGGAATAGCCCCAGGAATTGGCGGATTAATTCCAGGAGTTCCAGCTACTGGGAGCATCGGTGGTATTGGTGCCGTCAGGCCCCCAAGCGACTGCCGCTACTGGTGCAGGACTCCCCAGGGTCAGGCCTACTGCTGCGAAAGCGCCCATGAACCACAGAGCTTCGCTGGAGTCGTCAAACCTGGATACTGTCCCCCTGTCCGCCCCGTCTGCCCACCCGTCAGGAGCTTCCAGCCACCTGCAACCTGTTCCAACGATGGTGCATGTGGAGGCGTTGACAAGTGCTGCTTCGACACCTGTCTGCAGGAACACGTGTGCAAACCTCCCCTTGGATTTGGACGGTAG